One Amaranthus tricolor cultivar Red isolate AtriRed21 chromosome 10, ASM2621246v1, whole genome shotgun sequence genomic window carries:
- the LOC130825036 gene encoding histone-lysine N-methyltransferase ATXR6-like: MALSAQRRRTRAPNPVYRPPSPSLESEEESSDLDYDKVCCVECGSGNNARHLLLCDGCDNGYHLYCLKPILVAVPKGSWFCPNCSGTKKLHKFPLVQTKIVDFFRLKKPPAEMEKLMTDTRKRKRRSSFLVTKKSRKLLPFNPTEDPERRLEQMASLATALMATGTEFSNELTYVPGMAPKSANSAVLENGGMQVMSEEDKETLTLCKRMMERGEWPPLLVVFDPREGFTVQADKFIRDLTIITEYVGDVDYLRNRENDDGDSMMTLLSACNPSQSLVVCPDKRSNIARFINGINNFTPEGRKKQNLKCVRYDVGGECRVLLIANRDISKGERLYYDYNGLENEYPTEHFV; the protein is encoded by the exons ATGGCTTTATCAGCTCAACGTCGACGAACTCGAGCTCCAAATCCCGTCTATCGCCCTCCATCACCATCTCTAGAATCAGAAGAAGAAAGTTCAGATTTAGATTACGATAAAGTGTGTTGTGTAGAATGTGGATCTGGGAATAATGCTCGTCATTTGCTGCTTTGTGATGGCTGTGATAATGGCTATCATTTGTATTGCCTTAAACCTATTCTTGTTGCGGTTCCTAAAGGTTCTTGGTTTTGCCCTAATTGTTCTGGTACCAAGAAGCTacata AATTCCCATTAGTACAGACTAAAATTGTTGATTTCTTCAGACTTAAAAAGCCACCTGCAGAAATGGAAAAGCTAATGACAG ATACTCGCAAAAGGAAGAGACGCTCAAGCTTCCTGGTTACGAAAAAGAGTAGAAAATTGTTGCCCTTCAATCCAACTGAGGATCCTGAAAGGAGACTAGAGCAAATGGCATCTTTAGCCACTGCGTTGATGGCTACCGGGACTGAGTTTAGTAATGAGCTCACTTATGTTCCCGGCATGGCTCCTAAATCAGCAAATTCTGCTGTTCTTGAGAACGGAGGAATGCAG GTAATGTCAGAAGAAGATAAAGAAACATTAACTTTGTGCAAAAGGATGATGGAAAGAGGGGAATGGCCTCCCCTTCTAGTTGTCTTTGATCCTAGAGAAGG GTTCACAGTACAGGCAGATAAGTTTATCAGGGATTTGACAATCATCACAGAATATGTTGGAGATGTTGATTACCTGCGTAATCGTGAAAATGATGATGGGGATAGCATGATGACATTGCTTTCAGCTTGTAATCCTTCACAAAGTCTTGTTGTATGCCCTGACAAACGCAGTAACATTGCACGCTTCATCAATGGCATCAACAACTTTACTCC GGAAGGAAGGAAAAAGCAGAACCTGAAGTGTGTAAGATATGATGTAGGTGGTGAATGCAGAGTTTTGCTTATTGCAAACAGAGATATAAGTAAAGGAGAAAGGCTGTATTATGATTACAACGGACTTGAGAACGAATACCCAACTGAGCATTTTGTATAA